The following proteins are co-located in the Cupriavidus pauculus genome:
- a CDS encoding efflux RND transporter periplasmic adaptor subunit, translating into MADQDLSKLKIDRSAMAPAPRRRRRWVRYAVIAVILLAAIGIGARLAGPQPVETTTVSAAYPSQNYTLLNATGYVVPQRKAAVASKAQGRLEWLGVLEGSRVKKDEIIARVESRDVEASAAQARAQVQVAEANLQLQQAELRDAEVNLKRSEMLLEPKAISRQQYDADLARFNKARASINNSQASITSAKANARAAEVSVEQTVIRAPFDGVVLIKHANVGDNITPFSAAADTKGAIVTIADMDTLEVEADVAESNIAKITVEQPCEILLDALPNLRMAGRVSRIVPTVDRSKATVLVKVRFVDRDARVLPDMSAKIAFLSKPVPPEDNKPLTAVQPSAVVERDGKPVVFVVADGKARQVPVTRGAKVGELVAVQGVKPGDTVVLAPGDKLADGARVTVAKK; encoded by the coding sequence TTGGCCGATCAAGACCTGAGCAAGCTGAAAATCGACCGCAGCGCCATGGCGCCCGCGCCCCGCCGGCGCCGCCGCTGGGTGCGCTACGCGGTCATCGCGGTGATCCTGCTGGCGGCCATCGGCATCGGCGCCCGGCTGGCCGGCCCGCAGCCGGTGGAAACCACCACCGTTTCCGCGGCCTATCCGTCCCAGAACTACACGCTGCTGAACGCCACCGGCTACGTGGTGCCGCAGCGCAAGGCGGCCGTGGCATCGAAGGCGCAGGGCCGGCTGGAATGGCTGGGCGTGCTGGAAGGCTCGCGCGTCAAAAAGGACGAAATCATCGCCCGCGTGGAAAGCCGCGACGTGGAGGCATCGGCCGCCCAGGCGCGCGCCCAGGTGCAGGTGGCCGAGGCCAACCTGCAGCTCCAGCAGGCCGAACTGCGCGATGCCGAGGTCAACCTGAAGCGGTCGGAGATGCTGCTGGAGCCCAAGGCCATCTCCCGGCAGCAGTACGACGCCGATCTGGCCCGCTTCAACAAGGCGCGGGCGTCGATCAACAACTCGCAGGCGTCGATCACGTCGGCCAAGGCCAACGCCCGGGCGGCCGAGGTCTCGGTCGAGCAGACTGTGATCCGCGCCCCGTTCGACGGCGTGGTGCTGATCAAGCACGCCAACGTCGGCGACAACATCACGCCGTTCTCGGCCGCCGCCGACACCAAGGGCGCCATCGTGACGATTGCCGACATGGACACGCTGGAGGTGGAGGCCGACGTCGCCGAGTCCAACATCGCAAAGATCACCGTCGAGCAGCCCTGCGAAATCCTGCTGGACGCGCTGCCGAACCTGCGCATGGCCGGGCGCGTGTCGCGCATCGTGCCAACCGTGGACCGCTCCAAGGCCACCGTGCTGGTCAAGGTGCGTTTTGTCGACCGCGACGCGCGCGTGCTGCCCGACATGAGCGCCAAGATCGCGTTCCTGTCCAAGCCCGTGCCGCCCGAGGACAACAAGCCGCTGACCGCCGTGCAGCCGTCGGCCGTGGTCGAGCGCGACGGCAAGCCGGTGGTGTTCGTGGTGGCCGACGGCAAGGCCCGCCAGGTGCCAGTCACGCGCGGTGCCAAGGTCGGCGAACTGGTGGCCGTGCAGGGCGTCAAGCCCGGCGACACCGTGGTGCTGGCCCCCGGCGACAAGCTGGCCGACGGCGCCCGCGTCACCGTCGCCAAGAAGTAA
- a CDS encoding ABC transporter ATP-binding protein — translation MAEAHAAGAAPTPLVSIRHLAKSYQRGAQTVPVLSDISLDIAAGDFIALMGPSGSGKSTLLNLIAGIDRPDSGELLVDGVDISTLPESSLADWRAAHVGFIFQFYNLMPVLTAYENVELPLMLTRLTRAERRERVEMVLGMVGLADRMDHYPTELSGGQQQRVAIARALITDPTLIVADEPTGDLDRTSATEILAMLQRLNADVGKTIIMVTHDAHAAEAAKSLVHLEKGELIQTEPRR, via the coding sequence ATGGCCGAAGCCCACGCCGCCGGAGCGGCCCCTACCCCGCTCGTCTCGATCCGCCACCTGGCCAAGTCGTACCAGCGCGGCGCGCAGACCGTGCCGGTGCTGTCCGATATCTCGCTCGACATCGCCGCCGGCGACTTCATCGCGCTGATGGGCCCATCGGGCTCCGGCAAGAGCACGCTGCTGAACCTGATTGCCGGCATCGACCGGCCCGACAGCGGCGAGCTGCTGGTGGACGGGGTGGATATCTCGACCCTGCCCGAGTCGTCGCTGGCCGACTGGCGTGCGGCCCACGTCGGTTTCATCTTCCAGTTCTACAACCTGATGCCGGTGCTGACGGCCTACGAGAACGTGGAACTGCCGCTGATGCTCACGCGCCTGACCCGCGCCGAGCGCCGCGAGCGCGTGGAAATGGTGCTCGGCATGGTCGGCCTGGCCGACCGGATGGACCACTATCCCACCGAACTGTCCGGCGGCCAGCAGCAGCGCGTGGCCATTGCCCGCGCGCTGATCACCGACCCCACGCTGATCGTGGCCGACGAACCCACCGGCGACCTGGACCGCACGTCGGCCACCGAGATCCTGGCGATGCTGCAACGGCTCAACGCTGACGTCGGCAAGACCATCATCATGGTCACGCACGACGCCCACGCGGCCGAGGCCGCCAAGTCGCTGGTCCACCTTGAGAAAGGTGAACTGATCCAGACCGAGCCGCGCCGCTGA
- a CDS encoding ABC transporter permease has protein sequence MYLPKLIARNAMRHKLRTALTVLGLVIAVLAYGLLQTVVDAWYAGASAASNARLVTRNAISLTFALPLNYEYRIKGVDGVTQVARSNWFGGVYRDPKNFFAQFAVSDNYLDLYPEFIVPPEQRADYQRDRRGALVGRQLADQYGFKVGDVIPIKGTIYAGTWDFVVRGIMEGRDESTITRQMVFHWDYLNETVRKKNPRQADQVGVFVLGVDNPDNAAAISRAVDNVFKNSLAETLTETEQAFQLGFVAMSNQIIAAIRVVSYVVIVIVMAVMANAMAMSARERITEYATLKALGFGPGFLSLLVFGESMIISAFGGALGMLLTPPAARFFKQAVGGVFPVFTVSHETMAMQAGCALVVGVAAAIVPAVQAARVRIVEGLRAIG, from the coding sequence ATGTACCTGCCCAAGCTGATCGCCCGCAACGCCATGCGCCACAAGCTGCGCACGGCGCTGACCGTGCTGGGCCTGGTGATTGCCGTGCTGGCCTACGGCCTGCTGCAGACCGTGGTCGATGCCTGGTACGCCGGCGCCTCGGCCGCGTCGAACGCGCGGCTGGTGACCCGCAACGCGATCTCGCTGACCTTTGCGCTGCCGCTGAACTACGAGTACCGGATCAAGGGCGTCGACGGCGTCACCCAGGTGGCCCGCTCCAACTGGTTCGGCGGCGTCTACCGCGACCCGAAGAACTTCTTTGCCCAGTTCGCCGTGTCCGACAACTATCTCGACCTGTACCCCGAATTCATCGTCCCGCCCGAGCAGCGCGCCGACTACCAGCGCGACCGCCGCGGCGCGCTGGTGGGCCGCCAGCTGGCTGACCAGTACGGCTTCAAGGTGGGCGACGTCATCCCGATCAAGGGCACGATCTACGCCGGCACGTGGGACTTCGTGGTGCGCGGCATCATGGAAGGCCGCGACGAGAGCACCATCACGCGCCAGATGGTGTTCCACTGGGACTACCTGAACGAGACCGTCCGCAAGAAGAACCCCCGCCAGGCCGACCAGGTGGGCGTGTTCGTGCTGGGCGTGGACAACCCGGACAACGCCGCCGCCATCTCGCGCGCCGTGGACAACGTCTTCAAGAACTCGCTGGCCGAGACGCTGACCGAGACCGAGCAGGCGTTCCAGCTTGGCTTCGTGGCGATGTCGAACCAGATCATCGCGGCGATCCGCGTGGTGTCGTACGTGGTGATCGTCATCGTGATGGCCGTGATGGCCAACGCCATGGCGATGAGCGCCCGCGAGCGGATCACCGAGTACGCCACGCTCAAGGCGCTGGGCTTCGGCCCCGGCTTCCTGTCGTTGCTGGTGTTTGGCGAATCGATGATCATCAGCGCGTTTGGCGGTGCGCTGGGCATGCTGCTGACACCCCCGGCGGCGCGCTTCTTCAAGCAGGCCGTGGGCGGCGTGTTCCCGGTCTTCACGGTCTCGCACGAGACCATGGCGATGCAGGCCGGCTGCGCGCTGGTGGTGGGCGTGGCCGCCGCCATCGTGCCGGCCGTGCAGGCGGCGCGCGTGCGCATCGTCGAGGGCCTGCGGGCCATCGGCTGA
- a CDS encoding ABC transporter permease, whose product MVIPLHYIARNVWARRLTTALTAGGLALVVFVFATMLMLDAGLKQTLVTTGERDNVVVIRKGAETEIQSAISRDQAAALEMYPSIALTPEGRPMASREAVVLISLTKTGQATPSNVVIRGVSPLGVPLRPQVRLTEGRVFKPGSSEIIVGSSIAKGYGNVRIGDRLRFAQRDWTVVGHFDAGGSGFDSEIWGDVDQLMQSFRRTGYSSMVLRLANTDAFDRFRADIDVDPRLANEAKREQQFYSDQSRALSAFINILGLTLTTIFSVAAMIGAMITMYASVANRVGEIGTLRALGFQRANVLMAFLIEAVLLGLVGGIAGLLCASLMQFASFSTTNFQTFADLSFRFVLTPAIIIKTLLFSMAMGLIGGFLPALRASRLNIVDALRAR is encoded by the coding sequence ATGGTCATTCCGCTCCACTACATCGCCCGCAACGTCTGGGCCCGGCGCCTGACCACGGCGCTGACGGCCGGCGGGCTGGCGCTGGTCGTGTTCGTCTTTGCGACGATGCTGATGCTCGACGCGGGCCTCAAGCAGACGCTGGTGACCACCGGCGAGCGCGATAACGTCGTGGTCATCCGCAAGGGCGCCGAGACCGAGATCCAGAGCGCCATCTCGCGCGACCAGGCGGCCGCGCTGGAAATGTACCCGTCGATCGCGCTGACGCCCGAAGGCCGCCCGATGGCCTCCCGCGAGGCCGTGGTGCTGATATCGCTGACCAAGACCGGCCAGGCCACGCCGTCGAACGTGGTGATCCGCGGCGTGTCGCCGCTGGGCGTGCCGCTGCGCCCGCAGGTGCGGCTGACCGAGGGCCGCGTGTTCAAGCCCGGCTCGTCCGAGATCATCGTCGGCAGCAGCATCGCCAAGGGCTACGGCAACGTGCGCATCGGCGACCGCCTGCGCTTTGCCCAGCGCGACTGGACCGTGGTCGGCCATTTCGACGCGGGCGGCAGCGGTTTCGACTCCGAGATCTGGGGCGACGTGGACCAGTTGATGCAATCGTTCCGCCGCACCGGCTATTCGTCGATGGTGCTGCGGCTGGCCAACACCGACGCCTTCGACCGCTTCCGCGCCGACATCGACGTCGACCCCCGGCTGGCCAACGAAGCCAAGCGCGAGCAGCAGTTCTACAGCGACCAGTCCCGGGCGCTGTCGGCGTTCATCAACATCCTGGGCCTGACGCTGACGACGATCTTCTCGGTGGCCGCCATGATCGGCGCGATGATCACCATGTACGCGTCCGTGGCCAACCGCGTCGGCGAGATCGGCACGCTGCGCGCGCTGGGCTTCCAGCGCGCCAACGTGCTGATGGCCTTCCTGATCGAGGCGGTGCTGCTGGGGCTGGTAGGCGGCATCGCCGGCTTGCTCTGCGCGTCGCTGATGCAGTTCGCGTCGTTCTCCACCACCAATTTCCAGACCTTCGCCGACCTGTCGTTCCGCTTCGTGCTGACGCCGGCCATCATCATCAAGACCCTGCTGTTCTCGATGGCCATGGGCCTGATCGGCGGCTTCCTGCCCGCGCTGCGGGCATCGCGGCTGAATATCGTGGATGCGCTGCGGGCGCGGTGA
- a CDS encoding LysR family transcriptional regulator, whose amino-acid sequence MPIDIRALRYFVETARLKSFTQAAASLYVTQSTISKMVKQLEDEVGQPLLIREGKSVRLTDVGRVVYDRGQEALGVVHRLTLEVQDLSSLGRGQLTVGIPPMVNLFFSPAVSAFRKRYPNIQLTLSEHGGQVVEQHVANGELEVGATVLPGDSGLALEARQFAKYPIWAVGPHRAAWASGRTVTLEALRDEPLVLLTDEFSLTRKLRQAFRDARIEPRVVAQSGHWDFLASMAAAGLGTTFLPEPLLSRLEARDKLAVARLAEPTMDWVLAHIWPPGRYLSHAARAWLDVCEEVMG is encoded by the coding sequence ATGCCCATCGACATCCGCGCGCTGCGCTACTTCGTCGAAACCGCGCGCCTGAAGAGCTTTACCCAGGCGGCGGCGTCGCTCTACGTCACCCAGTCCACCATCAGCAAGATGGTCAAGCAGCTGGAGGACGAGGTGGGCCAGCCGCTGCTGATCCGCGAAGGCAAGTCGGTGCGGCTGACCGATGTGGGCCGGGTCGTGTACGACCGGGGACAGGAGGCGCTCGGCGTGGTCCACCGGCTGACGCTGGAGGTGCAGGATTTGTCGTCGCTCGGGCGCGGCCAGTTGACCGTGGGGATTCCGCCGATGGTCAACCTGTTCTTCTCGCCGGCGGTCAGCGCGTTCCGCAAGCGCTATCCGAACATCCAGCTGACGCTGTCGGAGCATGGCGGGCAGGTGGTGGAGCAGCACGTGGCGAACGGCGAGCTGGAAGTGGGCGCCACGGTGCTGCCCGGCGACAGCGGGCTGGCGCTGGAGGCGCGCCAGTTCGCCAAGTATCCGATCTGGGCAGTCGGCCCGCATCGTGCCGCATGGGCCAGCGGGCGCACGGTCACGCTGGAGGCGCTGCGCGACGAGCCGCTGGTGCTGCTGACCGACGAGTTCTCGCTGACGCGCAAGCTGCGGCAGGCATTCCGGGACGCCCGCATCGAGCCGCGCGTGGTGGCGCAGAGCGGGCACTGGGACTTCCTGGCATCGATGGCCGCCGCCGGACTGGGCACCACGTTCCTGCCCGAGCCGCTGCTGTCACGGCTGGAAGCGCGCGACAAGCTCGCCGTGGCCCGCCTGGCCGAGCCGACGATGGACTGGGTACTGGCCCACATCTGGCCACCCGGCCGCTACCTGTCGCACGCCGCCCGCGCGTGGCTGGATGTCTGCGAGGAGGTGATGGGGTAG
- a CDS encoding FUSC family protein, whose protein sequence is MASWPHTRQWLFSLKAFAAAMLALYIALWFGLPRPYWAMATVYFVSHPLTGATRSKAAYRVAGTVLGAAAAVATVPQLVNMPIVLTGAVALWITGLVYLSLLQRSPRSYVFLLAAYTLPIVALPAVMQPADIFDIAVARIEEIVIGIVCASLVGAIVLPAKVAPALRERAGVWLADAATWAADIAAGHPHALASRHRLAADMLALDQLIVHLSFDTESRHAVAHARALRASMSRLMPVLSGLEVVRRALRCDAPPLPRAELERAARHLDARRDMLMRACAAWQDGIDNARLSAPVPEPDEPVSAGHDHVMLAFGAASAGLAVFCAGLLWIFSGWEDGGGPVAVAAIACCFFATIDAPRPVARSYVRWSAVCLLISSGYLFLVVPHAQTFEALAGMLAVPYLGIGVLITRPGFHLMAMLLSVNTASFANVQAVYDANFIGLFNTSLANAAAMLFAPVWAMLARPFGAHVAAQRLIRASWDDLARAATWRAADRHGHVGARMFDRLGQLMPRLGASGGRLASDGFTELQVGYCALTLQRALPALPPPVRKPVRRVLSGVARHFRARSQAGHAIAPPDGWLPWIGATLAGLDDVPDRALADELQSALVVLGLTLSPHEKNE, encoded by the coding sequence ATGGCTAGCTGGCCGCATACCCGACAGTGGCTGTTCTCGCTGAAGGCTTTTGCCGCCGCGATGCTGGCGCTCTATATCGCCCTCTGGTTTGGCCTGCCGCGTCCGTACTGGGCGATGGCGACGGTCTACTTCGTGTCCCACCCGCTCACGGGCGCCACGCGCTCCAAGGCCGCCTATCGCGTGGCCGGCACGGTGCTGGGCGCGGCGGCGGCGGTGGCCACGGTGCCGCAGCTTGTGAACATGCCCATCGTGCTGACCGGCGCCGTCGCGCTGTGGATTACGGGGCTGGTCTACCTGTCGCTGCTGCAGCGGTCGCCGCGCAGCTACGTGTTCCTGCTGGCCGCCTATACGCTGCCGATTGTCGCGCTGCCGGCCGTGATGCAGCCGGCCGACATCTTCGACATTGCCGTGGCCCGCATCGAGGAAATCGTGATCGGCATCGTCTGCGCCAGCCTGGTCGGCGCCATCGTGCTGCCGGCCAAGGTGGCCCCGGCGCTGCGCGAGCGGGCTGGCGTCTGGCTGGCCGATGCCGCCACGTGGGCCGCCGATATCGCCGCCGGCCATCCCCACGCGCTGGCCAGCCGCCACCGGCTGGCCGCCGACATGCTGGCGCTCGACCAGTTGATCGTCCACCTGTCGTTCGATACCGAAAGCCGCCACGCGGTGGCTCACGCGCGGGCGCTGCGTGCCAGCATGTCGCGGCTGATGCCGGTGCTGTCGGGCCTGGAAGTCGTGCGGCGCGCGCTGCGGTGTGACGCGCCGCCGCTGCCCCGTGCCGAACTCGAACGCGCGGCCCGGCACCTCGACGCCCGGCGCGACATGCTGATGCGCGCCTGCGCGGCGTGGCAGGACGGCATCGACAACGCCCGGCTATCAGCGCCGGTCCCGGAACCGGACGAACCGGTTAGCGCGGGCCATGACCACGTGATGCTCGCATTCGGCGCCGCCTCGGCCGGGCTGGCCGTGTTCTGCGCGGGGCTGCTCTGGATCTTCTCGGGCTGGGAAGACGGCGGCGGGCCGGTGGCGGTGGCCGCCATCGCTTGCTGCTTCTTCGCGACCATCGACGCGCCCCGGCCGGTCGCCCGATCGTACGTGCGATGGTCGGCGGTCTGCCTGCTGATCTCGTCGGGCTACCTGTTTCTGGTGGTGCCGCACGCGCAGACCTTCGAGGCGCTGGCCGGCATGCTTGCCGTGCCCTACCTGGGCATCGGCGTGCTGATCACGCGGCCCGGCTTCCACCTGATGGCGATGCTGCTGTCGGTCAACACGGCGTCATTCGCCAACGTGCAGGCGGTCTACGACGCCAATTTCATCGGCCTGTTCAACACCAGCCTGGCCAACGCGGCGGCGATGCTGTTCGCGCCGGTCTGGGCGATGCTGGCGCGGCCATTCGGCGCCCACGTGGCCGCGCAGCGGCTGATCCGCGCAAGCTGGGACGACCTGGCGCGCGCCGCCACATGGCGCGCCGCCGACCGCCACGGCCACGTGGGCGCGCGGATGTTCGACCGGCTCGGCCAGTTGATGCCGCGCCTGGGCGCTAGCGGCGGCCGGCTGGCGTCGGACGGCTTTACCGAACTCCAGGTCGGCTACTGCGCGCTGACCCTGCAGCGCGCGCTGCCAGCGCTGCCGCCGCCCGTTCGCAAACCCGTCCGGCGCGTGCTGAGCGGGGTGGCGCGCCACTTCCGGGCCAGAAGCCAGGCCGGCCATGCCATAGCCCCGCCCGATGGGTGGCTCCCGTGGATCGGCGCGACGCTCGCCGGGCTTGACGACGTGCCCGACCGCGCGCTGGCCGATGAGCTTCAGAGCGCGCTGGTCGTGCTCGGCCTGACCCTTTCTCCCCATGAAAAAAACGAATGA
- a CDS encoding tetratricopeptide repeat protein, whose translation MNRLVPLAFAAMAALTGCASQSAADQLAPRSQTVRLCQGNTCAEQDRRVATFQTSPVDAEAERRMQALADVAARNPNAAYDLGLRLLRGDGVERNSYQALEWLRKAGDNGHAEAQLALGRLYLMGFEEMGPDPAEAEAWLTRAAAKGSKEARDLIPQAQAAKRDEQAAYQVRDAYRKQWFAWYTTYPYYWVWGPSGWYQR comes from the coding sequence ATGAATCGTCTGGTTCCTTTGGCATTCGCGGCCATGGCCGCGCTGACCGGCTGCGCATCGCAGTCGGCTGCCGATCAGCTTGCGCCGCGCTCGCAGACCGTGCGCCTGTGCCAGGGCAATACCTGTGCCGAGCAGGACCGGCGCGTGGCGACGTTCCAGACATCGCCCGTGGACGCCGAGGCCGAGCGCCGCATGCAGGCGCTGGCCGACGTGGCCGCGCGCAATCCCAATGCCGCCTATGACCTGGGCCTGCGCCTGCTGCGCGGCGACGGCGTGGAACGCAACAGCTACCAGGCGCTGGAATGGCTGCGCAAGGCCGGCGACAACGGCCACGCCGAAGCCCAGTTGGCGCTGGGCCGCCTGTACCTGATGGGTTTCGAGGAAATGGGTCCGGACCCGGCCGAGGCCGAGGCGTGGCTGACCCGTGCCGCCGCCAAGGGCAGCAAGGAAGCGCGCGACCTGATTCCGCAGGCACAGGCCGCCAAGCGCGACGAACAGGCCGCCTACCAGGTGCGCGACGCCTATCGCAAGCAATGGTTCGCCTGGTACACCACCTACCCGTACTACTGGGTATGGGGCCCGTCCGGCTGGTACCAGCGCTAG